The Schistocerca gregaria isolate iqSchGreg1 chromosome 2, iqSchGreg1.2, whole genome shotgun sequence genome contains the following window.
CGTTTTACTTGTTCATCCAGTATCCATCCTAAAGCAATGTCCACTTCAGGCTATTCTCATACTTTTAATTGTTCTTACAATGTCAGCTTCATTTATGAGTCAATCCAGCTCAGTGTTTGTACTGTATATCCAGAAACAATTGTTACACTGAACTGCCCCATAGTTCTTGTGCAGAAGCCTGAATTCAAATATCCCTAGCTGCTGCTCATCACTACTTGTTAGTGTCTGTGTTTCACATCCACAGGTTAGAACTGACCTAATAATGACCTTGTAAATTCAGTTTCAGCTgtctatttatatttaataatctaGAGACCAACAATTTCTTAAAAGTGTGGAAGCATCTTAGGATGTGCTGTTTTAATTCAGTTGACATGGGATTTGTCCTATTATTATTGGATCTCAGATAGTCAAATCTCTGCACATGCCCAAACTTGAAACCAGCTCCTTAGAGTTAatccaaattattattttctttgtgCTCTGTCCATCATGATCACCAGATCATGGTGTTTGCCGAGCATCTTCTTAATTCAGCCCACCTCTGGTTTCCAAGCCTTGTTGAGATTATAACAACAGTCCTCATTGATAAGATTATCCCTGGTacaaatttcaatggcttctctaacAACACtggcccagtatttggaagtctgcgcTAAAATTCTAGTATGGCTGTATTCTATCAcatgataataaaagaaaaataatactggtataagAACAGATCATGTAATCCCACCTTGATTTGTTCagtgcctctttcatttcttttacatgtttTTGCATAATCATATGAAAGTGTTACGTAAGACTGCACAATTCTTGTCTCCATTTATGTATAAACCATGGTCTTAATAGGACAGTGGACTTGAGCTGTAATAATAATCTTTGTCTTACAGGTAATGCAGTACCACAACATTCCACCTTGAAGCAACCGGATGCTCCAAACTCAGTTATGTATAATGCAAGTGTACACCCATCCTTGAGACCAGCAGAAACAAACAATGAAGCCAACCTTGCTCGAGGACCAGAATATTATGAATCTATGCAGATAGATCCTCACTTAAAGCCAAGTCAGATAAATAGTGAATCCAACTCTGAACAAGAGCCACAATGCTTGGGTCCTTTTGTAGAATTGTCAAGCATCAAGTGTCCTAAATGCTTTGTGGTACTGACAGAGTATTATCAACTTATCAGTCATTCTTGTATTGATGAACACATTTGGAGTGAGGCAAGTAAAACAAAACTTAAATGCTGCTTTTGTAAGAAGGAGTATAGTACTGTGTCTGCTTTGAAAAGACATATTAAAACATATGTTCGAAAGACATACGTGAAGTGTAGCATTTGTGGACTGCGCCTTACCAATGAATTTTCTTTCAAAACACATGCACTAACACATACAAATCAGTGGCCATATCGCTGTGATATCTGTGGTCAAGGGTCTGTATCAGAATATCACTTGGGACTCCATAAAACGATTCACACAAATGAAAAGCCTTGGATGTGTGATGTCTGTGGAGCTATGTTTCCAAATCAAGCAAGATTAAATGGTCACAAAATATTTCACTCGGAAAAGAGATATGAATGTGACTTGTGTTTCGCAAAGTTTAGAGGACATTATCAAGTTAAAGAACATAAGAGGAAGGTGCACTCTGCCAGGAAAAAGAATTTTAAGTGTGAACACTGCAGCTCAGCTTTTACGTCTAAATATTTTATGAAGCTGCACAAAGAAATGAAACATGATGATAATTCAGGCGGAGAAAGCTTCTTTTGTTCTGTATGTAACAGAGAATTTAAACATAGATTTGCTTTCAATAGACACATGTATAAGCATAAACTTCAGAATGAAAATGTAATATACACATGTGACATGTGTAAGAGGAATTTTGCAACAAAATCCTCTCTGACTAGACACATTTTAGAACACAGTGGAAAACAGTTCAGTTGTACTCATTGTGGAATGTTATTTACACAACAAAGTAGTGTAAAAAGGCATatactaaaactgcattccagtgatGGATGATACTTTGATATGtttgattatgtggaaaagacAAAGAAAAAGCATATAAGTCTACAGGATTTTGTGGCCATTGTCACTGTTAAAATCTTGTGAGTAGTTGGATGCACTATAATCCTCTTCAAAATTCGTAAATACTCAACTTTTTGATCCCTCTTGTTGATGTCCCCAGATGGCAGAACATGTCAAAAGGCAACGTCATGTTCACTTATAAAAGGCTGTTTTCTTGCACTTCTTCAAAGAATTTGTGTTATTGGATACAAAAATCGTGAGGTTGCTAATGATGAGCAGTCGTTATTGGGCAAATACTGATACAGATAAAGAAAGTAGGAGGTGGCagagatgttaaaaaaaattaaattgttttcatcCAACCAAATTAGCTTGCTGGtaatatttacttccttgatgacaGGTAGCCATGAAGCCAGAATTCCTTTACACCTGTTGTTGTAAACGCTCTATAAAAATGCCTGATGGACATTTGAGCTCACGATACACAGGCTCTGGAAACAGTTTGTGAACAAGTAAGGTCATAAGAAAATCGAAAAATGTGTTATGACTAGACTTATTAGTAAGCACTCTTATCAAGTTCCTAATGCCCTGAATATCTGTCACTCCCAAAATATTTGGGCTACCAAAGGTAGACAAAGAAGGGTGTCCACTGAGACCTATTGTGAACAGGATTAACTCTCCAATGTGCTTTCTAGCAGGTCAGTTATCAGGGAAATAAAtcatcttgtaaaaaaaaaaaaaaaaaaaaaaaaaaaaaaaaaaaaaaaaaaaaagtgagggatTATGAACATTTGTTATTAATATTGCGAAGGCTTCCAACCATTTGTTATAAACAGTACGCATAGTTAAGGTATCCACAACTGTCATCCTGCTGAGCTTTGATGTGAAAGCCCTTTCTTCTGTCATTCCAGTAGCAGATACTGTGGAGTTTATTGGAGGCAAAATTGCTATGGATATATGTGAGCTGGTGAAAATCTGCAAGTGACTCAGCTTATTTTAATCATAAAAGAGAGTTTTGTGAACACTGTCACGATGTTGCTCACTTTTGTTGTCATTAGCAGCTGGCATTTCCATACAACATTTTGAGGATTAACCATAAACAAGATGAATGAAGAAGCTTCCTCACATTCTGTAAAGTTACAAGTTGTTAATAAAGTAATCAAACAGTTAGGGACAATCCTCTATAAGAATGGCACAAGGGTTAGTTTTTCAGTCagtacaaaataaaagattttctcACATTTAGAATGTATAACAGTAATTGCTCCAACATCACAGGAGTAGAGGAAATGATATGTGATTGCGTTACTGAATATATAGGCAAAACTGGGAAGATATTTAAGTAACATGTTAAAGAGCATGAATGCCACACACATTTACAACAAAGGTTAAAGTCTGCAGTACAGGAGCACCAAGACGGGTGTGACAGAGTTATAGATTTTAATAACATAAGAGTTATAGCTAAAGAAAGTAATACATGTAAAAGGAAACTCTGAGTGGCAGTTGAAACCTAGAAGAATGAGTGAATTATTGATAGAGACGATGGCTACAGGCTTGTGGGCATTGTGGCTATCTGCTACAAAGGAAGTAAGTATGTAGGCTATGCTGTGTGAGGAATATAAACAGCAGTCAGGACAAATACTCAGTAACATTTTTATAAAAATCCCCAGCTCCTATTAGTACTCACCAGGGCACGAATGGCAGCAGAAGATTTTTCGCCAATTACTCCACTTCTCCGAAAAAGTGTGGGAAAAGAGCCTTTTTGTAAGTGAAAATACAATTGTTTTTCAAGTGTTGAGCATTCAGGATACACCAGAACCATCTCGTAAAAGATCCCTGAAGAGGGATTGAAACATAAAGTATTTTAGCAAAGAAGAATGTGATATGGTGtaaaagcacaaaaaaatttactGTAAATGGGAAGCAGCCATGAACAGAAATCATCATGCATACACAAATTTCTGTGTAGCAATTTTATAAGTAATTATTGTCCATTATAATGCAAGTGTTCTTTTCTTCTTTCAAATGATGTCATTGGAATTTTGAACCAACATAAGAAAACTATATTGTGATGTTCTTTGTTGTATATATGTGCCATAAAATGTAATATAATTTCGATCATAAAGATAGTTTAAACAATGAAAATGGATGGCTTTTTTCAAATATTATCTCTTCTTCCTTATTTTGCTGGTATCATCCCATTTCTTGACAGGGTTGACATGTTAATCATGATTTGACATTTTTGGAGATGAGAGTAGTCAGATACCCGTCCTGTTTCCACATGGTCCTCCTCCGCTCCCATGATGGAATTTTTGTACCCCATCTATCAGTGTTTAGTGTTATTCCATGTGAAAGTGTGTAAACATTTTTGAACTGTTTGTGAGTCTTGTAACTGAGGTAATACATGTactagcctggtattcacctaatcgggttgggaaaccacctaaaaaccacatccaggctcttCGACATACTGTCCCTCCTCATTAACCCACTGGGTGAATTTGATCTGAGGTGTTAAGATATTGTCTAGCTACATAAAATTGAAGATTGGCCTATTATTCAAACTTGAATGAAGATAGCAGATAGACATTGTTGGTGCAACTGACCATCATATTGTCACCAACAGAAATTCTTATTTAACTTTCAGTTCAAAGACTATAAGGTAACCATGCACTTTGAGTTCATAATGATCCGCCTTGCACATTATACTGATCTGATTTTTCAAGTGATTCAATGACACCACTCCAGTCTGTGCCATTGTATCAGAACCACTGAAACCTGGTCATTAATTGAGCAAGCTTGCAAGTACCAGAGGTCCATGTGGGGAATTGATTTTATTTGATCAGGGAGACAATACAATATCAAATTtagctccctgttgctcacaccaACACAAGGTTACTGTGTTGTGCATTATCTTTTCCTGCCATTCTTGTAATGTCAGTCAGTATCCTTGAAGAATTATAGGAGTCCCTTTACTAGATCTTT
Protein-coding sequences here:
- the LOC126336314 gene encoding zinc finger protein 62-like isoform X2, which gives rise to MSDEAVPGPSQARGKRMDIVTSEGRRSQERMILEGLLRNGEITVKEEVLITTSLVPVLPTHIINVKEERGTRTPPPPITKTEVIDLVDEEEDNGGDDARSHDGMDITSQPPVVADFLTIDLEEESGTVTSPLASDSIEGNAVPQHSTLKQPDAPNSVMYNASVHPSLRPAETNNEANLARGPEYYESMQIDPHLKPSQINSESNSEQEPQCLGPFVELSSIKCPKCFVVLTEYYQLISHSCIDEHIWSEASKTKLKCCFCKKEYSTVSALKRHIKTYVRKTYVKCSICGLRLTNEFSFKTHALTHTNQWPYRCDICGQGSVSEYHLGLHKTIHTNEKPWMCDVCGAMFPNQARLNGHKIFHSEKRYECDLCFAKFRGHYQVKEHKRKVHSARKKNFKCEHCSSAFTSKYFMKLHKEMKHDDNSGGESFFCSVCNREFKHRFAFNRHMYKHKLQNENVIYTCDMCKRNFATKSSLTRHILEHSGKQFSCTHCGMLFTQQSSVKRHILKLHSSDG
- the LOC126336314 gene encoding zinc finger protein 62-like isoform X5, which encodes MHVMDIVTSEGRRSQERMILEGLLRNGEITVKEEVLITTSLVPVLPTHIINVKEERGTRTPPPPITKTEVIDLVDEEEDNGGDDARSHDGMDITSQPPVVADFLTIDLEEESGTVTSPLASDSIEGNAVPQHSTLKQPDAPNSVMYNASVHPSLRPAETNNEANLARGPEYYESMQIDPHLKPSQINSESNSEQEPQCLGPFVELSSIKCPKCFVVLTEYYQLISHSCIDEHIWSEASKTKLKCCFCKKEYSTVSALKRHIKTYVRKTYVKCSICGLRLTNEFSFKTHALTHTNQWPYRCDICGQGSVSEYHLGLHKTIHTNEKPWMCDVCGAMFPNQARLNGHKIFHSEKRYECDLCFAKFRGHYQVKEHKRKVHSARKKNFKCEHCSSAFTSKYFMKLHKEMKHDDNSGGESFFCSVCNREFKHRFAFNRHMYKHKLQNENVIYTCDMCKRNFATKSSLTRHILEHSGKQFSCTHCGMLFTQQSSVKRHILKLHSSDG
- the LOC126336314 gene encoding zinc finger protein 62-like isoform X9 yields the protein MSDEAVPGPSQARGKRMDIVTSEGRRSQERMILEGLLRNGEITVKEEVLITTSLVPVLPTHIINVKEERGTRTPPPPITKTEVIDLVDEEEDNGGDDARSHDGMDITSQPPVVADFLTIDRNAVPQHSTLKQPDAPNSVMYNASVHPSLRPAETNNEANLARGPEYYESMQIDPHLKPSQINSESNSEQEPQCLGPFVELSSIKCPKCFVVLTEYYQLISHSCIDEHIWSEASKTKLKCCFCKKEYSTVSALKRHIKTYVRKTYVKCSICGLRLTNEFSFKTHALTHTNQWPYRCDICGQGSVSEYHLGLHKTIHTNEKPWMCDVCGAMFPNQARLNGHKIFHSEKRYECDLCFAKFRGHYQVKEHKRKVHSARKKNFKCEHCSSAFTSKYFMKLHKEMKHDDNSGGESFFCSVCNREFKHRFAFNRHMYKHKLQNENVIYTCDMCKRNFATKSSLTRHILEHSGKQFSCTHCGMLFTQQSSVKRHILKLHSSDG
- the LOC126336314 gene encoding zinc finger protein 62-like isoform X4 — its product is MSTDLCFLYLMDIVTSEGRRSQERMILEGLLRNGEITVKEEVLITTSLVPVLPTHIINVKEERGTRTPPPPITKTEVIDLVDEEEDNGGDDARSHDGMDITSQPPVVADFLTIDLEEESGTVTSPLASDSIEGNAVPQHSTLKQPDAPNSVMYNASVHPSLRPAETNNEANLARGPEYYESMQIDPHLKPSQINSESNSEQEPQCLGPFVELSSIKCPKCFVVLTEYYQLISHSCIDEHIWSEASKTKLKCCFCKKEYSTVSALKRHIKTYVRKTYVKCSICGLRLTNEFSFKTHALTHTNQWPYRCDICGQGSVSEYHLGLHKTIHTNEKPWMCDVCGAMFPNQARLNGHKIFHSEKRYECDLCFAKFRGHYQVKEHKRKVHSARKKNFKCEHCSSAFTSKYFMKLHKEMKHDDNSGGESFFCSVCNREFKHRFAFNRHMYKHKLQNENVIYTCDMCKRNFATKSSLTRHILEHSGKQFSCTHCGMLFTQQSSVKRHILKLHSSDG
- the LOC126336314 gene encoding zinc finger protein 62-like isoform X11, whose amino-acid sequence is MHVMDIVTSEGRRSQERMILEGLLRNGEITVKEEVLITTSLVPVLPTHIINVKEERGTRTPPPPITKTEVIDLVDEEEDNGGDDARSHDGMDITSQPPVVADFLTIDRNAVPQHSTLKQPDAPNSVMYNASVHPSLRPAETNNEANLARGPEYYESMQIDPHLKPSQINSESNSEQEPQCLGPFVELSSIKCPKCFVVLTEYYQLISHSCIDEHIWSEASKTKLKCCFCKKEYSTVSALKRHIKTYVRKTYVKCSICGLRLTNEFSFKTHALTHTNQWPYRCDICGQGSVSEYHLGLHKTIHTNEKPWMCDVCGAMFPNQARLNGHKIFHSEKRYECDLCFAKFRGHYQVKEHKRKVHSARKKNFKCEHCSSAFTSKYFMKLHKEMKHDDNSGGESFFCSVCNREFKHRFAFNRHMYKHKLQNENVIYTCDMCKRNFATKSSLTRHILEHSGKQFSCTHCGMLFTQQSSVKRHILKLHSSDG
- the LOC126336314 gene encoding zinc finger protein 62-like isoform X6, producing MDIVTSEGRRSQERMILEGLLRNGEITVKEEVLITTSLVPVLPTHIINVKEERGTRTPPPPITKTEVIDLVDEEEDNGGDDARSHDGMDITSQPPVVADFLTIDLEEESGTVTSPLASDSIEGNAVPQHSTLKQPDAPNSVMYNASVHPSLRPAETNNEANLARGPEYYESMQIDPHLKPSQINSESNSEQEPQCLGPFVELSSIKCPKCFVVLTEYYQLISHSCIDEHIWSEASKTKLKCCFCKKEYSTVSALKRHIKTYVRKTYVKCSICGLRLTNEFSFKTHALTHTNQWPYRCDICGQGSVSEYHLGLHKTIHTNEKPWMCDVCGAMFPNQARLNGHKIFHSEKRYECDLCFAKFRGHYQVKEHKRKVHSARKKNFKCEHCSSAFTSKYFMKLHKEMKHDDNSGGESFFCSVCNREFKHRFAFNRHMYKHKLQNENVIYTCDMCKRNFATKSSLTRHILEHSGKQFSCTHCGMLFTQQSSVKRHILKLHSSDG